Proteins encoded together in one Porites lutea chromosome 2, jaPorLute2.1, whole genome shotgun sequence window:
- the LOC140928102 gene encoding uncharacterized protein has product MAKESSQSMKWTEEHELLMLRELMLLQPWLHKKGTSERGDDWEKLAVSLNTIPYPQFRVTQRSVRDHYSTMEKRRRKKVREEDRASGIAPEEDKELDQLLDETIELFDESDKITDQTKQKQEEEAKKAEEMRKRSLETFKDSAKRNADEQQGARPKKGRASGASTLAYLKDRAEVEATLKRDELEIKRQELALQAKEQEGRQQQFDMMNKQTRDIQQLQQQQMQQFMQMNANMMQQHQQQTLALMELMKKFAGK; this is encoded by the exons ATGGCAAAGGAGTCAAG TCAATCAATGAAATGGACTGAAGAACACGAATTGCTTATGTTGAGGGAATTGATGCTTTTGCAGCCATGGCTGCACAAGAAAGGAACTAGTGAGAGAGGAGATGATTGGGAAAAGCTGGCAGTATCCTTAAATACTATTCCTTATCCCCAATTCCGTGTTACTCAACGGTCTGTTCGTGACCACTATTCAACAATGGAaaagagaagaaggaaaaaagtcaGGGAAGAAGACAGAGCCTCAGGTATTGCCCCTGAAGAGGACAAGGAACTAGATCAACTGTTAGATGAAACCATTGAACTCTTTGATGAGTCTGACAAAATCACagatcaaacaaaacaaaagcaggaagaagaagcaaagaaagcaGAGGAAATGCGGAAGAGATCATTGGAAACTTTTAAAGATAGCGCCAAAAGGAATGCCGATGAACAGCAAGGAGCAAGACCGAAAAAGGGTAGAGCTAGTGGTGCAAGCACTCTGGCTTACCTGAAGGATAGGGCAGAAGTAGAAGCTACTTTAAAACGTGATGAATTGGAGATAAAAAGGCAAGAGTTAGCACTGCAAGCAAAGGAGCAGGAAGGAAGACAACAGCAGTTTGATATGATGAACAAGCAAACTAGAGATATTCAGCAGCTTCAGCAGCAGCAAATGCAGCAGTTTATGCAAATGAATGCAAACATGATGCAACAGCACCAACAACAAACCCTTGCGCTTATGGAACTAATGAAAAAGTTTGCTGGGAAGTGA